A region of the Sminthopsis crassicaudata isolate SCR6 chromosome 6, ASM4859323v1, whole genome shotgun sequence genome:
ctattatttaaaaaaaaaaaaaaaagtccaattcAGAGAAGATGACAAAGAAGACATATGATTTTCTGTGATGTCTTGTATTGTTGCCtgggggaagaaaaaagttaaagaccAATCTCTAGGGTCTGGTTCTCAAGAATCTTAGAGGCAGATCTTAGATCACTCCCCCTCCCTACCTTAATTCCCAGTCTGTACTTCCTCATACTGTATAATGACTTGTTTCTTTGAGTATACACAGGGGATGTTATAAACAGAATTTTATTCTCCTTGCCCCTTAGCTGAAAATTACTAGAGTTTAGATCTTATCAGACTGTATATAATCACTGATGCTCCAAGTAAATCAGATAAAATTTTCTAAAGGTATTTTAAAATCATGGAAGTTCATTTACCATTCAGGCTTATTATCTATTGAATCTCTGAAACAATCCAGATGTCTCCACCTTCTGGTGAGATGATATACTTGGgtcttgatttttcttctatGGTTTTACCAGAGACAAAGAGACTTCCCTCTTCAATTCAAGCCAATTGAAAAAGTATTTATCAATTGTAAGTATCTACTATTTGAAAAGGTTTTGAGCAAAGAGAGtgaaagataagattaaaataattttcatatcttatatatgtatgtatatgtgatatttattttatatttaaccttatttatatttataccaaacatatatatatatatatatgatatatataagataaaatatttccatttattatacacatacacttaTGATCTGTGAGATAGGGGATATTATGGACTAGATTTTATAACACAACAGATGGTACTTAATAAGCGCCAAAcaattatatagtgcttactatgtatcaggtattgagctaaataatttttaaatattaactcatttgactCCTACAATAAGCTAGAGAATTAGGTCctataatttttcccattttgcagaaaaggagaCTAAAGCAATGAGAACTTGATTTTGTTGCTCACAGTTCCATAGCTTATAAGTTATTGAGGCTggatttttataagaaaattgaGTCTTTCTGATCCAGGCTCATAGTTCCATCTACTGTGGCACATGCCTACTCAAGGAGCATATAGCTGTGTTGTTGTGTCCAGTAcaactgtggggaaaaaaatactgTCTTCAATTTAGGGTGACACCTTTTACAAAGGATATCCATTGGCAAATAGTCTACCATACATCATAGACTGTCTACAAAAACACATTAAATTTCTGTTTATCAATTAAAATAACTTGGTATAGCTACTTTAGAGAAATATTCATACAAAGGAAAGGGTGATTTGAAGGCATATCAAATTAgtcaatcaaacaataaatttTCCGGCACCAACTTCTACCACTCAAATTCTCTGTGGATCTTTGATATGTATagataagaagggagaaaatgaacATACCCTGTCTTTAAGGGGATTTTCTTCTAATAGGGGAGATATTATTCAAGTTCATCATTACAGCAAAGAATACAACTATAAAACTAGTGTATTTTAGTGATAGGGAAGAGGAAATCAAGTTTTGGAGACAAGAGATGCAATTCCTTCTGAGGATAGTAAGAAGGCAAGTTTAATTAAACAATAGAGTGCATGAAGAGGAATATTGTATTTAAAGCAAGAAATTTATGCTAGAGTCTCATTATGAAAATCTTTAAATACTATAGAAAGAAGTTGGAATTAGTgtacaaaaacaatataaaatttggAGATTGGGGAACACAGgttcatatatatgttttaggaaaattatataaTTGCTGTGAAAAAGATTCCAGAAAAGAATACAAGAACTAGATCATTCTACTTAAGCTATTCAAGTAAAATGGGatgcttccaagaaaaataagctcCCTCCCTACTTGAAAATCTTTAAACAAAGGGTAGGTTCATAAACTGTTAAGTTTGAGTCCTGGTTTCCTCTAAGTACTTGCTATAAAGCCACAGCCTACAAGAAATCTCTATCAGTTGCAATCAATTCCAATATCTTctcttcagcatttttttttcaatttattctgtaaataggtcatttataaatatttatttacatgattttttcttcctttagattTTTGAACTCTGAACATCTTTCTTTGTGTTCTAAGTACATAGGACAAGCAtatggtaagtacttaataagtgtttcttaGACTTACTCTAGATTAACTGAAGCTACTGACATTAGTTTTCAATTTGGGTTTAGAATATAGAGCCATTAAGATAACTTCTAACTTTGCTAAAATACTGgtattctataattttctctaaTAGGAACCATGGGCAATGCTGACCGAAACGAGAGTGATGTCATGTTCATCCTTTTAGGATTCTCTGATTACCCAGATCTCCAGATTCCTCTGTTCCTGGTATTCCTTGTGATCTATATTATTACTGTAGTAGGAAACTTGGGCATGATTATAATCATCAGAATTAATCCCAAACTGCATACTCCCATGTACTTTTTCCTTAGTCATTTGTCTTTTTTAGATTTCTGTTACTCTACAATAACTACACCCAAATTATTAGAAATCTTGGTTGTGGAAGACAGAAGCATCTCTTTTGTTCCTTGTATCACACAATATTCTTTTGCTGTCATGTGTGTGGTCACAGAGGTATTTTTATTAGCAGTGATGGCCTATGACCGCTTTGTGGCAATTTGCAATCCCTTGCTATATATAGTTGTCATGTCCCAGAAACGCTGTGTCCTGATGATGACAGGAGTTTATACATGGGGCATATTTTCTACTAGTGTATTTGTCTACTCTCTCCTTATAAGGTCATTTGCTGGGATTAATGTCATTAATAATTTTCTCTGTGAATATTCTGCAATaatttctgtctccatctctgatAATTATGTTATACAGATAATCTTTTTTATCCTTGCCAATTTCAATACATTTTTCACCCTTGCAATTGTGCTCAcatcctatttttttatttttattactatccTGAAGATGAATTCAGCCAGTGGGAGGTACAAAGCGTTCTCCACTTGTGCCTCCCACCTGACAGGTGTTACCATTTTTTTTGGAACCATCCTCTTCCTCTACTGTGTGCCCAGTTCCAAAGGTTCATGGCTTCTAGTGAGAGTAAGCACTGTGTTTTATACAGTGGTGATCCCCATGCTGAACCCCTTAATATATAGTTTAAGGAATAAAGATGTGAAAGAAACTATCAAGAAATTAATTGAACTGCCaattaagtggtgcagtggatagagtgttggccctgaagtcaggaagctttTAGTTTAAATGAGGCTTCAGACTATCTGTGTGAtcatggcaagtcacttaatcatgtttgcctcagttttctaatctgcaaaataagctggatAATGCAATAGAAacctactccagcatctttgccaagaaaatcctaaatgcattcacaaagagtcaggcatgactatTCAACAaagcaacagtaacaacaacatgtTTATACTTGGAAAATGTGGGTACTGATGAttcattttttggttgttgtaATATGGGAAAATTAGTGGGCATATTTACTAAATATATTCAATCCTTAACATTTAATTGGAATGCAGTTCTTaacttgtgttcaaatttggctACTGTCATATCCCTGAGAGATCTATTAATCTACCCCCAAATTAAGAAGCAATCATATAACATGAAAATGATTCATtcaagaaaagaaaggcaaaaaacaacaacaacaacaacaacaacaacaacaacaacaaaaacaaccaccaacaacaacaacacaatcaAATATTCcctcaagaaaacaaaacaaaatctcttgCACATCATTTAATAGCATAATTGTGGCTTCATACCAAAGTCAATATTCTAAAATTCTGGagtaaaattaatttcttcaactaaaGAAGagctaaaacaaagaaataaatttatatatctacttgcctaataaatattcatgcaaaaatttttaaagaaaacactgGGAAGAAGAGTAGGCCAATATTCGAAAAGGATCATATTCTATGAGtatgtaggatttataccaaacACACAGGATTAATTCAGTTTTAGGAAAACCATCATCAAAATTGACCACATAAATATCAGAACCAATTATACCAATAGATcctgaaaaaaattagataaattgaatcaCTCATTCCTCTGAAAAATTCTAGATAACATAGGAATAaagagagttttccttaaaatgataattcataaaaatcattcacaagcattatctgtaatggagataACCTGAAAGTTTTCCCACTAAGATCAGAGGTGACATAAGGGTGACCATTATTACTgcaattattcaatattataaagGAATGTTAGTTATAGctacaagaaaaggaaaagaaatttagcTAATTGGAATAGTGTTATggtccagaacttgaaacaaggtgctaatgcttatgtacttagttcacacctttaaaggagttcacacctttaagagggCATATATAAGAAGAAACCCATAGCCCACtttctcttggaggcagagtcagattcattctaacttccacctttgtgctggctggagacatttggaggacaagaggctgaagctggcagagacaaaagACTAGTGGCAAGAGTTGTAGGAACCAAGAGATAGGCCTCAAACAAAGCTAACCAAGCtattttgaaagagacaataaaggatctgaacttttagctcctggctgcatttgaagtatttattaaaactgaactgaaactaaggctgcctctagaagctccccaagaaacctgcttccagagaatgactacattttagagaagagaacattacagaatagaaaatgagaaaacaaaactatcattcttttaACATGATACATGGACAATCCTAGGGAATCAACTTAAaatccatatgaaaaaaattaaggacttTATCAAAGTTGATGAATACACAACGAACTCATATACATTTCCATCAAAGCCTAGGAGcaagagattgaaagagaaatcccatttaaaataactctagacaATATAAAGTACTTGGCAATTTACTTACCAggacaaactcaggaactacaTGAcctaattataaaacactttcacacaaataaagatagatttaaataactggaaaaacattCATTGTCAATGGGtaggctgaaaaaaaaataatgataatgaaaattctgcacaaagtgatttatttttttagtggCATACctatcaaaccagtaaaaaaattatagaactaaaaaataataatgtaattcatctgaaagaacaaaacatcaagaata
Encoded here:
- the LOC141547420 gene encoding olfactory receptor 5D18-like; this translates as MGNADRNESDVMFILLGFSDYPDLQIPLFLVFLVIYIITVVGNLGMIIIIRINPKLHTPMYFFLSHLSFLDFCYSTITTPKLLEILVVEDRSISFVPCITQYSFAVMCVVTEVFLLAVMAYDRFVAICNPLLYIVVMSQKRCVLMMTGVYTWGIFSTSVFVYSLLIRSFAGINVINNFLCEYSAIISVSISDNYVIQIIFFILANFNTFFTLAIVLTSYFFIFITILKMNSASGRYKAFSTCASHLTGVTIFFGTILFLYCVPSSKGSWLLVRVSTVFYTVVIPMLNPLIYSLRNKDVKETIKKLIELPIKWCSG